One Solea senegalensis isolate Sse05_10M linkage group LG21, IFAPA_SoseM_1, whole genome shotgun sequence DNA segment encodes these proteins:
- the LOC122758298 gene encoding uncharacterized protein KIAA2026 has translation MDQEDMSEQIPTACTQPLLFNQDLLVLHQSPVPQQLSSDLAMTEDLMSNGTCEVKTVRALYCPGGSGGVPAEGNHLAVRNDNMSEFSNSDLSLPEVCISTNSNSCDEDDMNHEVQQAYRIFTGFLLEKHKGITQPFLHQEAQHGIGGASGWGQAQLRQSMCLQRMEEKFINQEYETITEFVADFRLMLENCYRYHGVDHWISKQAQKLEIMLEQKLTLLSRTLRAKTTLAMTSKGRFGAEEDRGSGGTSTRRRLAIRSLATLTVGGHESIMVQTLRLEEQQRAKEERRQRELEKKEAEEMSAKEVEEWEQTLLSQASPHTVDALWELPAIGHFLCLAQNALNLPEIVFFELERCLLMPRCSLLLSKIMSSLLSPPQRRATLNRRPPLPYRRWESELRQRVMVWYRCVGSSYDQPGRAEQLGLCHQFFSTIGDVSPLEEKPFHLLPFYQRVWLLKGLCDHVYETQKCVQDAVLAQPIHECRESILGYDSKENAYIHFPHFCGADLRIYRQSPSTPPAFPFPSVLVKRVEMEPGTEGDESDGMKPDRNKSDSECYGGSMDKGDFQGFGKGRAETLSIFKRENGDEEEDKIFKLWSLKKEKGSESGSSDRDSSEESKIDLKINTNSIAFSHTTTGRGGGKVTFKEETVKLEHESERFMVKQEQELSFPFIQTVISETQDPCLSVGEHSYTGRSPARSVNLAPPSKQLELKMEEESPSQRASCLECCKSKMSNAKFEGHNCFCGTSGLAAQMSSESTQNSSEERTSDIIWTKKKKRKKMRGREQLPRVKGKHKPLQHVDRMRLSPAEAAKSADMRVATMVKRKDRKKRHKTEKKLDSSMITDKPVDEPSFELVCTSLEELRELISKTEDELDDLESAKKRLGRWYYRREAVKDLHSTLIRLLNELSPWEPKLVKAYQRNRLRLKKEFDDFKEHPEYNNFVREECISSSSSSDEDEDEERDLGKDMFTSTDHYRRSEEEDMEHLVPRGLWSGASTREFGADSAGETIANYVSPIHLKHSPTTTEKAISLRPRAQIGSRNITSVVDSGPHSRSELTSSNPSMDSNSAWAADLPVQTPLSPRLTILHPTIGLPKGYTPIPTLLAKSVGNKVTLMKRPADCAGYNNLDGQSKGSLVSPPTSAMVSTKHSTAQTSSFSSQKNSQMQAQEQQTQLHRQPGMATVTAAPLKSPQAKLKQTVPKSPVQVVCNVPQGLGQHTGKDSSSPVKLSVLPVMNHNTCEKVMQQVVILTSNILSHKTEEKESSFQQQQSEDIHVPVSKVASPLCMSTNVPGFTIPENRIPVQQVAPLKDARTVNTPSPSVSTYEQQGTLNTAGFKGAQICSVQTSTPQGVVPILSLVTSPSSAVSTESVKMTDPKQELQTVCIRDSQSILVTTRGGNTGIVKVQTSSDHGVIGSLPTSPVITISPQFKAFLLSKTSAPFSPSAASQTTPCTFPVATSLSVAQPQMQVPSVSKSLPTLTTPLHNAVTSSIPITGPGSQAAGNTFVLSQGSNTSTCSTVTKNIGQLVQATAACSPYQASVVKNAVIPSPKITGVLTQTKVTKTGVKRVSTDEGSQVTKVILATPSSSSTSSVAMSKGTASSQKSLPSSRVVFISQPTATSSSTFLGNIPKQAIAAGTSGQLLTTSLSDQTLRMGINPDQSIDSGKSEALAKVRNISLPSGVLIHLSGKTTTIGQKIGALSCSPSKNTLVSLPDADSSAATRAGLVQVSNSNTITTCSAQLASHTSLTTRSSQCTPSFTMISQTVAPTTPTAINLPTGNLIKTHLGICGSESFSSSPAQVTTTVQSNLAQSSTLTHVGQKSNNQSGIVSSSSQFALNTSISLGTTTSAPFTTSATGTVQNRMVINTSTPLAAGTQIILNNTCFVVPPQGLGPGSHVLIISSPAPQQVPTANATRTGASVPLQGASHAVVAPQAPVLSQSPAKLSGVPAASSPVVACTPSVGSSFLATTPSMTPVQPPGTPGHGSTLLPRKTLLTTLPRFVTAQAHHFASPSGGSPKLGCVPALLSPVVTSVPAFGSGQVPIRLAATTFRQADGPSTILPAGTNTLPRVPAPLPSLPVLPSPAIVSLSSPVMPIPPPLCSAAAPLVAGTPLHRSINQHIVSLSAPGQGIKPQQTAAPSVALSQVLLHTGQGNTLVRKHVPSVMQPVIPGTRTQVLPTVAVPPIVGVVSRIQTLPVATVPPIGSTVNTFETALVGTTPQSGSAVIITPAQPISSLKTNNIHPPLVLTSQTLEKHTLQTPSFGIHTNVASKLLISPDGAVLSTTQCHVNPSELTGCSKPLVSSNSSRGALHTHDSSLQPSQANTK, from the exons ATGGATCAGGAGGATATGTCAGAGCAAATTCCAACAGCTTGTACCCAACCACTGCTCTTCAATCAAGACTTGCTTGTGCTTCATCAATCACCAGTGCCACAACAGCTCAGCTCTGATCTGGCGATGACTGAGGATCTGATGAGTAATGGCACCTGTGAAGTTAAAACTGTGAGAGCATTATACTGTCCTGGTGGCAGTGGAGGTGTTCCTGCTGAGGGCAACCACCTGGCTGTAAGGAATGATAACATGTCAGAGTTTTCTAACAGTGACCTCTCTTTGCCTGAAGTCTGCATTTCCACCAACAGCAATAGCTGTGATGAGGATGATATGAACCATGAGGTACAGCAAGCGTACAGGATATTCACTGGATTTCTGTTAGAGAAGCATAAAGGGATCACCCAGCCATTCCTCCATCAGGAGGCCCAGCATGGTATTGGAGGTGCCTCTGGCTGGGGTCAGGCACAGCTCAGGCAGTCAATGTGCTTGCAGCGGATGGAGGAAAAGTTCATTAACCAAGAGTATGAGACAATAACAGAGTTTGTAGCAGACTTTAGGTTGATGTTGGAGAACTGTTATCGCTACCATGGGGTGGACCACTGGATCTCCAAACAGGCTCAAAAGTTGGAAATTATGCTTGAGCAGAAGCTTACATTGCTATCCAG GACACTGCGAGCGAAAACAACCCTGGCAATGACCTCTAAGGGGCGTTTCGGTGCAGAGGAGGATCGGGGATCTGGAGGCACCTCTACAAGAAGGAGACTGGCTATTCGAAGCCTGGCTACTCTCACAGTTGGTGGGCATGAGTCTATTATGGTTCAAACCTTACGACTAGAAGAGCAACAGAGAGCCaaagaagagaggag ACAGCGTGAGCTTGAGAagaaagaggcagaggaaaTGTCAGCCAAAGAGGTAGAAGAGTGGGAGCAGACTTTACTGTCACAGGCTTCCCCTCACACTGTGGATGCACTTTGGGAACTCCCTGCTATAGGTCATTTCCTCTGCCTGGCTCAGAATGCACTTAACCTCCCAGAGATTGTATTTTTTGAACTGGAGCGTTGTTTGTTGATGCCTCGCTGCAGCCTCCTGCTCTCCAAAATAATGTCTTCCCTACTGTCCCCACCTCAGAGGAGGGCCACTCTAAACCGCCGGCCTCCGCTGCCTTACCGCCGCTGGGAGTCGGAGCTCAGGCAGCGGGTCATGGTCTGGTACCGGTGTGTAGGTTCCTCCTATGATCAGCCAGGTCGGGCTGAGCAGCTGGGACTCTGCCACCAATTTTTCAGCACCATTGGCGATGTGAGTCCTTTGGAGGAGAAACCTTTTCACTTGTTACCCTTCTACCAGCGAGTATGGCTCCTGAAGGGGCTGTGTGATCATGTGTACGAGACGCAAAAGTGTGTGCAGGATGCTGTGCTGGCCCAGCCTATCCATGAATGTAGGGAGTCTATTTTGGGCTATGACAGCAAGGAGAATGCCTATATACATTTCCCACACTTTTGTGGGGCAGATTTGAGGATCTACCGCCAGAGCCCTAGCACTCCCCCAGCTTTCCCTTTCCCTTCTGTATTGGTCAAAAGGGTTGAAATGGAGCCAGGGACAGAGGGTGATGAGTCAGATGGGATGAAGcctgacagaaacaaaagtgaCAGTGAGTGTTATGGAGGCTCCATGGACAAGGGAGACTTTCAGGGTTTTGGAAAAGGTAGAGCAGAGACTTTAAGCATTTTCAAAAGGGAAAATGGGGATGAAGAGGAAGATAAAATATTTAAGTTGTGGTCACTGAAGAAAGAGAAGGGGTCCGAATCTGGCTCTTCTGATAGAGACTCCAGTGAAGAATctaaaattgatttaaaaataaacactaactCCATAGCTTTCTCACACACTACTACTGGGAGAGGTGGTGGGAAAGTGACTTTTAAGGAAGAGACTGTAAAGTTGGAGCATGAATCAGAGAGATTCATGgtgaagcaggagcaggagctttCTTTTCCCTTCATTCAAACAGTTATATCAGAGACACAAGATCCCTGTCTGAGTGTAGGGGAGCACAGTTACACTGGCAGGTCACCCGCTCGGTCAGTGAATCTGGCCCCCCCATCCAAACAACTGGAGCTCAAAATGGAGGAAGAAAGTCCGAGTCAAAGAGCTTCCTGTTTGGAATGTTGCAAAAGCAAAATGAGTAATGCTAAATTTGAGGGGCACAACTGCTTCTGTGGCACATCAGGGCTAGCAGCACAGATGTCTTCTGAGAGCACTCAAAACTCAAGTGAAGAGAGGACAAGTGACATAATCtggactaaaaaaaagaagaggaagaaaatgcgAGGGAGGGAACAGCTGCCAAGGGTTAAAGGAAAGCACAAGCCTCTGCAGCATGTGGACAGAATGAGGCTGTCCCCAGCTGAAGCTGCCAAGTCTGCAGATATGAGAGTTGCTACAATGGTCAAGAGAAAAGATAGgaagaaaagacataaaacag aaaaaaagcttGACTCTTCAATGATTACAGACAAACCTGTAGATGAACCATCCTTTGAG TTGGTATGCACCAGTCTTGAGGAGTTGCGAGAGCTGATCAGCAAGACGGAAGACGAACTTGATGACTTAGAGAGCGCCAAAAAGAGACTT GGTCGGTGGTATTATAGAAGAGAAGCAGTGAAAGACCTCCACAGCACTCTAATTAGACTGTTGAATGAGCTGTCGCCCTGGGAACCCAAACTTGTTAAGGCCTATCAAAGGAACAG GCTTCGTTTGAAGAAGGAATTTGATGATTTCAAAGAGCACCCAGAGTACAACAACTTTGTGCGTGAAGAGTgtatttcatcatcatcgtcatctgatgaagatgaggatgaagagaggGATCTAGGGAAGGACATGTTTACAAGCACAGATCATTACAGAAGatcagaggaggaagacatGGAACATTTAGTACCCAGAGGTCTTTGGAGTGGAG CCAGCACCAGGGAGTTTGGAGCTGACTCTGCTGGAGAAACAATAGCAAACTATGTATCTCCTATCCACTTGAAACACTCTCCGACCACCACAGAAAAAGCCATTAGTCTCCGACCAAGAGCTCAGATTGGCAGCAGAAACATCACTTCTGTGGTTGACTCTGGACCACACTCTAGATCTGAACTGACCTCGTCAAATCCGTCCATGGATTCAAACTCGGCATGGGCAGCAGATTTGCCAGTCCAGACCCCACTGTCACCCAGACTGACCATCCTCCACCCCACCATTGGATTACCTAAGGGTTACACACCCATCCCCACCCTGCTGGCAAAGAGTGTGGGAAACAAAGTGACCTTAATGAAAAGGCCTGCTGATTGTGCAGGGTACAACAATTTAGATGGACAGAGTAAAGGGTCTTTGGTCTCCCCGCCTACCTCTGCGATGGTTAGCACAAAACATTCAACAGCACAAACATCTTCATTCAGCTCTCAGAAGAACTCGCAAATGCAGGcacaagaacaacaaacacaattacatAGACAGCCAGGAATGgccacagtgacagcagctccTCTTAAATCACCACAGGCAAAACTAAAACAGACTGTACCTAAAAGTCCAGTGCAAGTGGTGTGCAATGTACCTCAGGGGCTGGGTCAGCACACGGGTAAGGACAGCAGCAGCCCAGTCAAGCTTTCAGTTCTCCCAGTCATGAACCATAACACCTGCGAGAAAGTCATGCAGCAAGTGGTGATCCTCACTTCTAATATTCTTAGTCACAAAACTGAAGAAAAGGAGTCTTCTTTTCAGCAGCAACAATCAGAAGACATTCATGTCCCAGTTTCTAAAGTGGCCAGCCCCTTATGTATGTCTACCAATGTGCCTGGGTTCACCATTCCTGAAAACAGAATCCCTGTTCAGCAAGTGGCTCCCTTAAAAGATGCCAGGACAGTGAACACCCCTTCCCCATCTGTTTCCACTTATGAGCAACAGGGAACCCTAAATACAGCAGGTTTCAAAGGGGCACAAATCTGCAGTGTCCAAACCAGCACACCACAAGGTGTCGTGCCAATCCTTTCATTAGTCACGTCGCCTTCCAGTGCAGTTTCTACTGAGTCTGTTAAAATGACAGACCCTAAGCAAGAGCTGCAGACTGTGTGTATCCGAGACTCACAGTCTATCCTGGTAACAACGAGAGGAGGCAATACAGGCATTGTCAAAGTTCAGACGTCTTCAGACCATGGTGTGATTGGCTCTTTGCCCACCAGTCCAGTCATCACCATCTCACCTCAGTTTAAAGCCTTCCTCCTATCTAAGACATCGGCACCTTTTTCTCCTTCTGCTGCCTCTCAGACAACCCCTTGCACGTTCCCAGTAGCAACAAGTCTTTCTGTAGCTCAACCTCAGATGCAGGTTCCTTCAGTATCAAAGTCCCTTCCTACTCTTACAACCCCTTTGCACAATGCAGTTACCAGTAGCATCCCTATTACAGGCCCAGGAAGCCAGGCAGCAGGCAATACTTTTGTTTTAAGTCAAGGCTCCAACACCTCCACTTGTTCTACAGTTACAAAGAACATTGGCCAGCTAGTGCAGGCTACTGCTGCCTGTTCTCCTTATCAAGCTTCTGTAGTAAAAAATGCAGTCATTCCATCACCAAAAATCACTGGAgttctcacacaaacaaaggtgaCGAAGACTGGTGTGAAACGAGTCAGTACAGATGAGGGATCCCAAGTTACTAAAGTCATCCTGGCCACTCCCTCTTCATCTTCCACATCAAGTGTAGCCATGTCAAAAGGCACAGCCTCTTCCCAAAAATCACTTCCTAGTTCAAGAGTTGTGTTCATCAGCCAGCCTACAGCCACATCTTCCTCCACCTTTTTGGGAAACATTCCAAAGCAGGCAATAGCAGCCGGGACTAGTGGACAACTGCTGACCACTTCATTATCGGATCAGACTTTAAGGATGGGAATAAACCCAGACCAATCCATTGATAGTGGCAAATCAGAGGCATTGGCCAAGGTCAGGAACATCAGCCTGCCCTCAG GGGTTCTAATCCACTTGTCAGGGAAGACGACAACCATTGGGCAGAAGATTGGTGCCCTGTCATGTTCTCCTTCAAAGAACACACTTGTATCTCTCCCAGATGCAGACAGTTCAGCAGCCACCAGAGCAGGACTGGTCCAGGTCTCAAATTCAAATACCATCACAACCTGCTCTGCCCAGCTTGCCTCTCACACCTCTCTGACCACCAGGTCATCCCAGTGTACCCCATCCTTCACCATGATTTCCCAAACGGTTGCGCCCACAACACCTACTGCCATCAATCTGCCAACAGGAAACCTAATCAAAACACACCTTGGTATTTGTGGAAGTGAATCATTCAGCAGCTCACCTGCTCAGGTGACTACTACTGTACAGAGTAACCTTGCCCAAAGTTCCACACTCACTCATGTCGGTCAGAAGTCAAATAATCAAAGTGGTATTGTCTCATCTTCCTCTCAATTTGCTCTCAATACATCCATCTCCTTGGGAACAACTACCAGTGCCCCATTCACCACTTCTGCCACTGGCACAGTCCAGAATAGGATGGTCATCAACACCTCTACACCCCTTGCTGCTGGCACACAGATTATACTTAACAATACATGCTTTGTAGTCCCTCCCCAAGGTTTAGGCCCAGGCAGCCATGTCCTTATCATCTCTAGCCCTGCACCACAACAAGTGCCTACTGCAAATGCTACCAGGACTGGAGCATCAGTGCCTCTCCAAGGTGCAAGCCATGCTGTTGTAGCTCCTCAAGCACCAGTATTATCCCAGTCTCCTGCCAAGCTGTCTGGTGTACCAGCTGCAAGTTCTCCTGTTGTTGCTTGCACACCTTCCGTTGGCTCATCATTTTTAGCAACTACTCCCAGTATGACACCAGTTCAACCACCAGGAACACCTGGCCATGGTTCAACATTGTTACCCAGAAAAACACTTTTGACTACTCTGCCTAGATTTGTGACTGCACAGGCTCATCACTTTGCATCACCGTCTGGTGGTTCTCCCAAGTTAGGTTGTGTACCAGCCCTACTTTCCCCTGTGGTAACCAGTGTCCCTGCTTTTGGCTCAGGCCAGGTTCCAATTAGGTTAGCTGCAACTACATTCAGGCAAGCTGATGGTCCATCCACCATTTTGCCTGCAGGAACAAACACCTTGCCTAGAGTTCCAGCACCTCTACCATCCCTGCCAGTCTTACCCAGCCCAGCAATTGTATCTTTGTCCAGTCCTGTCATGCCAATTCCACCACCGCTCTGCTCAGCTGCAGCTCCCCTAGTGGCAGGCACCCCTTTGCACCGCTCCATCAACCAGCATATTGTTTCACTGTCAGCCCCAGGCCAAGGCATAAAGCCTCAGCAGACCGCAGCTCCCTCTGTAGCACTATCACAAGTGTTACTGCATACGGGGCAAGGCAACACATTGGTCCGAAAACATGTGCCTTCAGTCATGCAGCCAGTGATTCCTGGCACAAGAACACAAGTATTACCCACAGTGGCTGTCCCTCCAATTGTTGGTGTGGTATCTAGGATTCAGACGCTGCCTGTTGCTACAGTACCACCAATTGGTAGCACTGTTAATACCTTTGAAACTGCACTAGTGGGGACCACCCCTCAATCCGGCAGTGCTGTAATAATAACTCCAGCTCAACCAATCTCATCACTGAAGACAAACAACATCCACCCACCTCTTGTTCTGACTAGTCAAACACTTGAAAAGCACACTTTGCAGACGCCATCCTTTGGTATTCATACCAATGTAGCATCCAAGCTACTAATCAGTCCTGATGGTGCTGTTTTGAGCACAACTCAGTGCCATGTCAATCCATCAGAGCTGACTGGCTGCTCCAAACCACTGGTTTCCTCCAACAGTTCCCGCGGAGCACTGCACACTCATGATTCCTCTTTGCAGCCTTCTCAGGCAAACACAAAGTGA